Proteins encoded within one genomic window of Mycobacterium gallinarum:
- a CDS encoding fused MFS/spermidine synthase, protein MSDSSPDEPSPTALIPGTDARTAAVLAFGSSAAVLVVEITALRLLAPYLGLTLETSTLVIGIALSAIALGSWAGGRIADRVAPRRLIGQTLGASGVIVAFTPAAVRGAAEWAPSTLLLVASLTILLPGALLSSITPMVTKLRLTNLTQTGTVVGSLSGVGSLGAIAGTVLTGFVLVSRLPVSTILVGLGAALVLSGIVIQWRIHRWNRVDVIGLTLATVIGGLAAYIAPGGCDAETQYHCVRVVADPDRASGRTLVLDSVRHSYVDIEDPTWLKFAYVKAFAAIVDSAFPGRSALEAYHLGGGGLTFPRYLSATRPGSRNLVSEIDAGVVRVDSAELGLSSESGMQVRVEDGRLGLRRLETDSWDLVVGDAFGGVSVPWHLTTLEAMTDIHRVLKPDGLYIANLIDYADIAFARAEVATLASVFNHVVLLGEPNDLGIDLTSEADGGNFVVLASDRPVGPQAIEKSLDLQDLPWATIAGAVLTDWIGDAETLNDDYAPVDQLLEPNRPPNSRRG, encoded by the coding sequence GTGAGCGACTCCTCCCCCGACGAACCGTCTCCGACGGCATTGATTCCCGGTACGGATGCCCGGACGGCAGCGGTGCTGGCGTTCGGCTCTTCGGCTGCGGTCCTGGTCGTTGAGATCACTGCCCTGCGATTGCTGGCGCCGTACCTCGGGTTGACGCTGGAGACGAGCACGCTGGTGATCGGCATCGCTCTTTCTGCCATCGCTCTCGGGTCCTGGGCCGGCGGACGAATCGCCGATCGCGTCGCTCCCCGACGGCTCATCGGGCAGACGCTTGGGGCATCAGGGGTCATTGTGGCCTTTACTCCGGCCGCCGTGCGGGGGGCGGCCGAATGGGCGCCGTCCACATTGCTGCTGGTGGCATCGCTGACCATCCTGCTGCCTGGCGCACTGCTGTCATCGATCACGCCGATGGTGACTAAGTTGCGTCTGACCAACCTCACCCAGACCGGGACCGTTGTCGGGTCGCTGTCCGGAGTCGGCTCCCTCGGAGCGATCGCTGGCACGGTGCTGACCGGATTCGTCCTTGTCTCACGGCTACCAGTCAGCACCATCCTGGTCGGGCTCGGAGCAGCACTCGTGTTGAGCGGCATCGTGATTCAGTGGCGAATCCACAGGTGGAACCGCGTCGACGTCATCGGTCTCACGCTGGCGACGGTCATCGGCGGCCTCGCCGCGTATATCGCCCCGGGTGGCTGCGATGCGGAAACCCAGTACCACTGCGTACGAGTCGTCGCGGATCCGGACCGTGCGAGCGGCCGCACTCTCGTCCTGGACAGTGTTCGACATTCCTACGTCGACATTGAGGACCCAACCTGGCTGAAATTCGCTTACGTGAAGGCGTTCGCCGCGATCGTCGACAGCGCATTTCCCGGTCGGAGCGCTCTGGAGGCATACCACCTCGGCGGCGGTGGGCTGACCTTCCCGCGGTACCTCTCCGCGACCCGTCCCGGATCGAGGAACTTGGTGTCGGAAATCGACGCCGGCGTCGTTCGGGTCGACTCTGCGGAGCTCGGTCTCAGCTCAGAGAGCGGAATGCAGGTCCGCGTCGAAGACGGCCGACTCGGACTCCGCAGGCTCGAAACAGACAGCTGGGACCTCGTCGTCGGCGATGCCTTCGGAGGCGTGAGCGTGCCTTGGCACCTCACAACCTTGGAAGCCATGACCGACATCCATCGAGTCCTGAAACCCGATGGGCTTTATATCGCCAATCTCATCGACTATGCGGACATCGCGTTTGCGCGCGCCGAAGTCGCCACTCTTGCAAGCGTCTTTAACCACGTTGTTCTTCTCGGCGAACCCAACGACCTCGGCATCGATCTAACGAGCGAAGCCGACGGCGGCAACTTCGTCGTGTTGGCCTCCGACCGACCCGTCGGGCCTCAAGCCATTGAGAAGTCGCTAGACCTACAAGACTTACCGTGGGCGACCATCGCGGGTGCAGTCCTCACCGACTGGATCGGCGACGCCGAGACCCTCAACGACGACTACGCTCCCGTCGACCAGCTCCTCGAACCCAACCGCCCACCGAACAGCCGTCGAGGCTAG
- a CDS encoding prevent-host-death protein — protein sequence MTTTALRASTRRSSDLSKHSAEVFAEAEDHPVTVTRRDGEALVLMSQREAEGRARLLEFAAQLIGVAVDDDGPLAERMSRAFPWMLALSLEDRATCAQALVDAARASFSTDQPHLALAELTSWRETATAIAAGLGRADLDWLDSDDDELVERP from the coding sequence ATGACTACGACAGCTCTTCGCGCCTCCACGCGCCGCTCCTCGGACCTGAGCAAGCACTCCGCTGAGGTGTTCGCCGAGGCTGAGGACCACCCCGTGACGGTGACCCGCCGTGACGGCGAGGCGCTCGTGCTCATGTCGCAGCGCGAGGCGGAGGGTCGCGCCCGCCTGCTCGAGTTCGCCGCGCAGCTCATCGGCGTAGCTGTGGACGACGACGGTCCGCTCGCCGAGCGGATGTCACGGGCGTTTCCGTGGATGCTCGCGCTGTCCCTGGAGGACCGGGCCACCTGCGCTCAAGCCCTCGTTGACGCCGCTCGGGCGTCGTTCTCCACCGACCAACCGCACTTGGCGCTCGCGGAGCTGACCTCGTGGCGGGAGACTGCGACCGCCATCGCCGCTGGTCTCGGCCGTGCCGACCTGGATTGGTTGGACTCTGACGATGATGAGCTTGTGGAGCGGCCGTAG
- a CDS encoding type II toxin-antitoxin system PemK/MazF family toxin, whose amino-acid sequence MNVPVLPGSVVWVDLNPTVGREQAGRRPAVIVASSGYLDAVTELAIVVPATTTDRGWPQHVQLTGPTLALPRPTYAMTEQPRTISRQRIASVAGTIDSSCLASIRRWLNDFLNDDVLSP is encoded by the coding sequence GTGAATGTTCCCGTGCTGCCCGGCTCGGTGGTGTGGGTCGACCTGAACCCCACCGTGGGCCGCGAACAAGCGGGGCGCCGGCCCGCGGTCATCGTCGCCTCGTCGGGCTACTTGGACGCCGTCACCGAGTTGGCCATCGTAGTTCCCGCCACAACCACTGACCGCGGCTGGCCGCAGCACGTCCAGCTCACTGGCCCCACCCTGGCGCTGCCCCGCCCTACCTACGCGATGACCGAACAACCACGCACCATCAGCCGGCAACGGATCGCCAGCGTGGCCGGGACGATCGACAGCAGCTGTCTGGCCTCAATACGTCGGTGGCTCAACGACTTCCTCAATGACGACGTTTTGTCACCGTGA
- the istB gene encoding IS21-like element helper ATPase IstB, producing the protein MTTKTTTKTAATSSSHRDLSAEIGFLTRALKAPTMREAVTRLAERARTESWTHEEFLVACLQREVSARESHGGEGRIRAARFPSRKSLEEFDFDHARGLKRDLVAHLGTLDFVIAKDNVVFLGPPGTGKTHLAIGIAIRACQAGHRVLFATASEWVARLAEAHHSGRLQPELVRLGRYPLIVVDEVGYIPFEPEAANLFFQLVSSRYERASLIVTSNKPFGRWGEVFGDDVVAAAMIDRLVHHAEVIALKGDSYRIKDRDLGRVRIDHRRMNTKGVNFQPS; encoded by the coding sequence ATGACCACCAAGACCACGACCAAGACCGCGGCCACCTCGTCGAGCCATCGCGATCTGTCCGCCGAGATCGGTTTCCTGACCCGCGCCCTGAAGGCCCCCACGATGCGCGAGGCGGTCACCCGGCTGGCCGAGCGGGCTCGCACCGAGTCCTGGACCCACGAGGAGTTCCTGGTGGCGTGCCTGCAGCGCGAGGTCTCCGCCAGGGAATCTCACGGCGGTGAGGGCCGTATCCGGGCGGCTCGATTCCCGTCACGAAAGTCATTGGAGGAGTTCGACTTCGATCATGCGCGTGGCCTCAAACGAGACCTCGTCGCCCACCTGGGGACCCTGGACTTCGTCATCGCCAAGGACAACGTCGTCTTCCTCGGCCCGCCGGGCACCGGCAAGACCCACCTCGCGATCGGGATTGCGATCCGGGCGTGCCAAGCCGGGCACCGGGTGCTGTTCGCCACCGCGTCGGAATGGGTGGCCCGGCTAGCCGAGGCCCACCACAGCGGCCGGCTGCAACCCGAACTCGTCCGGCTGGGCCGCTACCCGCTGATCGTGGTCGATGAAGTGGGCTACATCCCATTCGAGCCCGAGGCCGCCAACCTGTTCTTCCAGTTGGTGTCGTCCCGATACGAGCGAGCCTCGTTGATCGTCACCTCCAACAAACCGTTCGGCCGGTGGGGTGAAGTGTTCGGCGACGACGTCGTGGCCGCCGCCATGATCGACCGCCTCGTCCACCACGCCGAAGTGATCGCCCTGAAAGGAGACTCCTACCGCATCAAAGACCGAGATCTCGGGCGCGTCCGGATCGACCACCGAAGAATGAACACCAAGGGGGTCAATTTTCAACCGTCGTAA
- the istA gene encoding IS21 family transposase, with translation MLSVEDWAEIRRLHRAEALPIKLIARTLKISRNTVRTALASEGPPKYERKPMGSAVDEFDAAIRVQLTVVPTMPASVIAERVGWTRGMTVFNERVRELRPAYLPPDPTGRTIYDAGDIAQCDLWFPPTTIPVGYGQRRSPTQLPVLTMVLGYSRWLAAILLPSRRAEDLFTGWWQLISALGAVPRTLVWDGEGAIGRWRSGRTELTGDCQGFRGVLGTKVVVLKPREPEHKGIIERAHDYLERSFLPGRTFTGPGDFNHQLGAWLHVVNGRRRRVLGCAPTDRIGADRQAMLTLPPVAPQVGWRNSTRLARDHYVRLDSNDYSVHPAVIGRRIEVTADLDWVRVFCDGTTVADHERVWAWHQTVTDPEHRVAANMLRHNRINALRPVGEPTDQVMVEQRLLSDYDAALGIDLGDGGLVS, from the coding sequence TTGTTGTCAGTGGAGGACTGGGCTGAGATCCGCAGATTGCATCGAGCGGAGGCGTTACCGATCAAGCTGATCGCCAGGACGTTGAAGATCTCGCGGAATACGGTGCGCACGGCGTTGGCCAGTGAGGGGCCGCCGAAGTACGAGCGCAAGCCGATGGGGTCGGCGGTGGATGAGTTCGATGCCGCGATCCGTGTTCAACTCACCGTGGTGCCGACGATGCCGGCCTCGGTGATCGCTGAGCGGGTCGGGTGGACGCGCGGGATGACGGTGTTCAACGAACGGGTGCGCGAGTTGCGTCCGGCGTATCTGCCGCCGGACCCGACGGGGCGCACGATCTATGACGCTGGTGACATCGCGCAGTGCGACTTGTGGTTTCCTCCGACCACGATCCCGGTCGGGTACGGGCAGAGACGTTCACCGACGCAGTTGCCGGTGCTGACGATGGTGCTGGGTTATTCGCGGTGGCTTGCCGCGATCCTGTTGCCGTCGCGGCGTGCCGAGGATCTGTTCACCGGGTGGTGGCAGCTGATCAGCGCCCTGGGCGCGGTGCCACGGACCCTGGTCTGGGACGGCGAGGGCGCGATCGGGCGGTGGCGGTCCGGTCGCACCGAGTTGACCGGGGACTGTCAGGGGTTCCGCGGGGTGCTGGGCACCAAGGTGGTGGTGCTCAAACCGCGCGAACCGGAACACAAGGGGATCATCGAACGGGCCCATGACTACTTGGAGCGGTCGTTTCTGCCCGGCCGCACCTTCACCGGTCCGGGGGACTTCAACCACCAGCTGGGCGCGTGGCTGCACGTGGTCAACGGGCGGCGGCGCCGGGTGCTGGGGTGTGCACCCACGGATCGGATCGGCGCGGACCGCCAGGCGATGTTGACCCTGCCGCCGGTGGCGCCGCAGGTGGGCTGGCGTAACTCCACGCGGTTGGCGCGTGATCATTACGTGCGGTTGGACTCCAATGACTACTCCGTGCACCCCGCAGTGATCGGGCGCCGCATCGAGGTCACCGCGGATTTGGATTGGGTGCGGGTGTTCTGCGACGGCACGACCGTCGCCGATCACGAACGGGTCTGGGCGTGGCATCAGACCGTCACCGACCCAGAACATCGCGTGGCGGCGAACATGCTGCGCCATAACAGGATCAACGCTCTGCGCCCGGTTGGTGAGCCCACCGACCAGGTGATGGTCGAGCAGCGGCTGCTCAGTGACTACGACGCAGCGTTGGGAATCGATCTGGGCGACGGCGGGCTGGTGTCATGA
- a CDS encoding ATP-dependent DNA ligase: protein MRGLRNLGVVENGRTRGLRRQAPVPMLATLGRPPTGDDFAVEVKYDGQRGLVVLDDDGLAVFTHNGAEVSRTFPELAGIRGAVGGRRVILDGEIVAVGSDGRPSFIRLQRRWPQQRRPSAELVREMPTRFLAFDVLAIDGVDVTGEPYGRRREILDAVMVVDQSPAMTVPRHWVDVPPADMLEVCAANAMEGIVAKHLDSPYRPGRSPLWVKTMVRATAELAIVGHIDTRSAGGSVGTLLVAGYDDSGDLLLVGQVGTGMSQRERRRLFELLDPIEISHPPVSNPAAVAGVRWVAPRYVGEIAYREYTPGRWLRHPSWKGLRDVASSSARVPTAA, encoded by the coding sequence ATGAGGGGCCTGCGTAACCTCGGTGTGGTGGAGAACGGCAGAACTAGGGGCCTGCGCCGGCAGGCTCCGGTGCCGATGCTGGCTACCCTGGGCCGCCCGCCCACCGGGGATGATTTTGCTGTTGAAGTGAAGTACGACGGGCAGCGCGGCCTGGTGGTCCTCGACGACGACGGACTTGCTGTCTTTACTCACAATGGCGCGGAGGTGTCGCGGACTTTCCCTGAACTTGCCGGGATCCGCGGCGCGGTCGGCGGTCGCCGCGTCATCTTGGACGGCGAAATCGTCGCGGTCGGCAGCGACGGGCGACCGTCATTCATTCGGCTACAGCGCCGGTGGCCGCAACAGCGACGACCCAGCGCGGAGTTGGTCCGCGAGATGCCTACGCGCTTCTTAGCCTTCGATGTCCTGGCCATCGATGGTGTCGATGTCACCGGCGAACCCTACGGCCGCCGCCGGGAAATCCTCGATGCGGTCATGGTCGTTGATCAGTCGCCGGCCATGACCGTTCCCCGGCACTGGGTGGATGTGCCGCCGGCCGACATGCTCGAAGTGTGCGCGGCCAACGCGATGGAAGGCATCGTCGCCAAGCACCTGGACTCACCGTACCGACCCGGCCGATCCCCACTGTGGGTGAAAACGATGGTGCGCGCTACCGCTGAGCTGGCGATCGTAGGACACATCGACACACGCTCGGCGGGCGGAAGTGTCGGCACGCTGCTGGTGGCCGGATACGACGACAGCGGCGATCTGCTGCTCGTCGGCCAAGTCGGCACCGGGATGAGCCAGCGTGAGCGGCGAAGGCTGTTTGAGCTACTCGATCCCATCGAGATTTCGCACCCGCCGGTGAGTAACCCGGCGGCGGTCGCTGGCGTGCGATGGGTGGCTCCGCGATACGTCGGCGAGATCGCCTATCGCGAGTACACGCCGGGCCGCTGGCTGCGTCACCCGTCGTGGAAGGGACTCCGCGATGTCGCGAGTTCCAGCGCGCGGGTGCCGACTGCGGCCTGA